TATCGGACGACGAtgacaatgatgatgatgaggacgatgaggatgagaccgatgaggaggaggagggttacGTTCCGGCCTTCGCGCCGGGTGCGCTCGTCATCCGGGACAAGCCTCCTCAACTGGCCGCGGGGGACAGGTCGAGCGGACCACTTGCCCAGGGCCTCACCCCGCGGGGCTCTGGGGCCGCGCCCTAGGAGTCGGTGAGGGGCGCGCCTCAGGGATTGATGGAGCTGACCCCCGACCCTCTGCCCGCATCATACGAGCAGAGGGGTAGTGGCAAGCGGCCGGTATCGGATGTCCTGGGGTTGGTGTTgagctcggaggcgaagcgcgcccACCGCCCTGGTGCCGTGGTGAGGTAAGTGGAAAGTTCTCGCATACCTTATTCCTTTCCTAGCATGGAGCCGCTTTGATGAAGTTGTCGTCATCTCGCAGTGCTAGTCCTCGAGACTTCATCCCGCCGCTGGCACCGAAGAAGGCGCTACGGGTGTTGACTGCCTCCACGGGGCCAATCGTGACCCCACCGGGAGCGAGCGGCGGTGTCGTTGAAGAGGCCACGGTGCCTCCTGCAGAGGCGGCCTCTACGGCGGCGACTGTAGAAAGGGTGCCGCGGTTGGGCACGGAGTAGGGGCCGACCCCTGTTCCACCTTCTACCCCCGCAGCCGACCCTACGGGACAAGATGCTACTCCTGGGGTTCCTCCATCCGACGAGGTGATAAACCTTGATgacgaggcagaggaggagctgGTGGGGGAGGAATCAATGTCTAGGGCACCGGTcacagaggcggcggcggtggtggagatggtggcgcctgctccggcgacgacgacggagatggcggcggtggtggagagggTGGTGTCAGCCCTAGCGGCAGCGGCAGAGACGGCCACAGCGTCGATGATGGTGATGACGGTGACGATGGAGACGATGGCAGTGGCAGAGACGGTGGCGCCTGGCCCAGTGGCGACGACGATGACAGCGGCATCGGGGCGGGTCGGAGAGCCCTCCTGCGCCCTCATCCCGCTTGGTCGCAACCCCAACGCGTGGGGAGGGTTGACCGTGCGCTGGATGTCCCTTGAGGACCCGCAGAGGCCCTGCTTTCGTGCTGGATGATGTCGGGGTGCGGAAAAGATGGGAGGAGGTGCAAGGCGGACTCGAAGATGTCTGTGCTGCCCTGGCTTCCGTGATGGGAAGCTAGATGGCGTTGTTGTTCCCGGTAGTCAGGTGCAGTGTTCTCTTTGGtggttatttttttctttcatttcttcGTCCCTTTTTTCTCTCGAGGGTTCCTGAGCGTAAATTTTTCTGCAGGCCCTCTGGGAatgcagccgggggaagtcTGAGTTTCTCCAGCGCGAGCGGGGGGTCTGGGAGCGCTTCGCCAGGGAGGTGCGATGGACTGGGGAGCTGACCGggcagctcgccgccgtccagcagaaCGCCGCCGACCTGCGAGCGCGAGAGCAGGAGGCGCGGGAAGGCGCGCGGAGGGCGGAGGACAAGTTCTGAGCCGTTGTCGAGAATGCCCACCTTGATGCTGAGGAGTTCCGGGCTGTTGCCGAGAAGCCCCGccatgatgccgaggagcttgcGCGGTTGAGGAAGGAGCATGAGGCCCTTCTAAAAACCATTAAGCGCATCCGTCACGAGCGGCATACGGCTCAGCAGGAGCGTGACCTCGAGGCGGGCCAGAAGGTTGAGGCTGAGAGGATggcggccgaccttggggcAGAGGTCAGTCGGCTCCAGTCGCAGATGTAGGGGCTTCAGACCATCGTGTCCCAAGGGCTCGACCGCGAATGTCTGCTGATAGCTCAATCTGAGGGTAAGGTTTTTGTTGTTCCTTTGTTTTGTAGCGTTgcggtggtttctgacttggtaGGCTTTTCTAGACAGGCCTTGAGGCCGGCCTCGCCCGGCTGAGGGACGCCGTCGATGTGGAGCACGTCGAGCTAGCCAACCTGCAGGACACTGTTCGCATCGTCTCCGAGGACCTCAGCGTGGTCCAACAGGAGGGGACGAGCATGCTGGCAGCCCGTGTCCTCAGGATGTACCGGCAGGCCCATGAGATCGCTCGGGAGGCGCTCCACGTCGGCGTGAGGTGGGCCTTCGGcatcttcggctctcactactccggcatcaacttcaccgcgatgagcggggggtacgcctcAGGCTACTtcgaggccgagctggatgagatcgacaCGTTGGTGCTCAATCCAGCGGAGGCCTTGGTGAAGCccttggaggatgaggccatcccgctGGAGGACCCGgggacgagttagctgtatcgggcccAGATGcccaaaaatatgtaaatatgttaAGTAATTTCGAACTTGCTTTTGCGATGGCTGCAGAGGCCCTTTTGGTTCATGCAATTTTTTCGgaaaagttttcgatcctctttctgttttttgggtttggaatgGTTAGAGCGCGAGTCGGACGCATCAGGAAGTGCCGATCAGCaaaggtaccgtagccgctggggcgtaggtttctcGCGGTCCGATCGGTCTTGCCCGAGCATCGTTCGCAcactcttttcttttcacgcccaaacgtttaggaagagggtcggtttGGAAAAATGGTGCTTTGAGAAGACGCTAAGTGTTTTGGGCCAGAGCCCTTGATAGCCCCCGAGcgatatgcgaccctggggcagagcctgggtcggatatccctaagcttgggACGAAACTTTAGCTAAGGCAACTCAAAATAGCTCCTTTGCGACAAACTAAAAGATGATATAaatatgtatgtacaaacttggaaatAATAGCTAAGAGTAGAAATGTCttagttgctcgatgttccaagcgttagtgaagacctgcccgtcgggggtcgccagcttgtacgtgcgCGGCCGCAGTACTGGCacgacgatgaagggaccttcccatggaggggtcagcttgtggccacctctgttgtcttggacAAGGCAAAGCACCaggtcaccgacgttgaaggctcggccccGTACCTTACGGCTGTGATACCGTCGCAAagcttgctggtacttggccgagtgcagtaGTGCCATGTCACGcgcttcgtcgagctggtcttgcgcgtcCTCAAGAGATGCTTGGTTCTCTCGTTCATCGTACGCcctgaccctcggcgacccatactccaggtcggtggggaggattgccttggacccatagaccatgaagaacggggtgaagccagttgccctactgggggtcgtcctcaggctccataggaccgcggggagctccgcaacccatcaTCCGCGAACTTGTTGAGTCGGTCGAAGATTCGTGGCtcgagaccctggagtatcatgctgtTGGCCCGCTCAACCTGTTCGTTCGTGCAGGGATGCGCCATGGCCAACCAGTCAACTCAGATGTGGTGATCatcgcagaacttgaggaatttcttcctgatgaactgcgtgccgttgtctgtgatgatggagttggggactccgaaatgatggatgatgtcggtgaagaattgcacTGCCTGGTCAGACTTGATCTGCGTGATTGGTCGAACCTTGATCCACTtcgagaacttgtcgacggcgacgagtaggtgggtgaagcccccgggcgctttcttgaagggcccgacgaggtccagACCCCAGACCACGAAGGGCcacatgatggggatggtctggagtgctTGGGCACGTGGATGGGTTTGTCAcgcgaagaactggcacccttcaCAGGTGCACACTACGCAGGTGGCGTCGGCTactgccgtcggccagtagaagccctatcggaaggcgttcccgacgagggttcttggtATGGCGTGATGGCTGCAGGTTCCGGCATGGATGTCCTGGAGtaacgcctttccctgctcgatcatGATGCAGCATTGTAGATGCAGGTATGGCTCCACTTGTAGAGCTCCTAGTCGATGATGACGAAAGATTTGGCGCGGCAGGCAATTCTTCGCGCCTTTGTCTTGTCCGCCGGGAGCAACTCGCGGAGGAGGTAATtaaggtacggggctctccagtcaggcggggggtcgggccctTCTGCTGGATTTGCCTCAATTTCCATGACCTTGGGGTCAGAGGGATCGACCTTTGAGTCCAGGACAAGTGGCATGTTGCCGACCTCTCGCGGGTCGGCTCccgagtccgggacaggtggcacGTTGCCGGCCTCTTCCAGCTCCTTGTAGCGGATCGAGGGCTTGTACTGGTCGCTGATAAAGACACCGTCGGGGACTGGCtttcggccggacgccgcctttgcCAGCTCGTCAGCTATCTCATTGAAGCGTCTTGCAACGTGGTTGAGGTCCAGACCATCGAACTTGTCCTTAAGCTTGCGGACTTCATTGGAGTACGCCGCCATCTTGGgatcgtggcagctccactcctttatgacttgctcgatgactagctgagagtcaccCGTGATGTCCAGACatcggatgcccagctcgatggcgatgtgaatcccattgaggagagcctcatactcagcgacattgtttGATGCGGGAAAATGGAggtggatcatgtacctcatgcgcacgccgagGGGAGAGATGAAGACCAGACCTGCTCTGGCGCGAGTTTTCATCAGCGACCTATCGAAGTACATCATctagtactcctgcttctctggcgcTGGTGGCATCTGGATCTTCATCCACTCTGCGACAAAGTCgacgagtacctgggacttgatgactgtccgggggacgtaggtgatgccctagtccataagctcgagcgcccacttcgtgATCCGCCCCATGGCATCCTAATTTTGGATCACTTCGCTGGGGGGGAATGATGACACGACCGTCAccggtgggaggtgaagtagtggcgcaacttcctctttgtgatgaggactgcgtatatgagcttttggatttgagggtagcgggccttggattcggacaagacctcgctgacgaagtacaccagGCGCTGCACcatgagggcgtgtccctcctcctctcgctccaccactagagctgtgctaaccacctgggtggttgccgtgatgtagagcagaagtggctccccgtcggttggcgggaccaggatcggggccttcgtgaGGACgtgcttgagccggtcaagtgcctcctagGCCTCGAcggtccacacaaagcggttagtcttcttcaggagtcgatagagaagGAGTCCTCGTTCGCCGAGgtgtgagatgaagcggctcagggccacAAGGCATCCCATGATGCGCTGAACTCCCTTCAGGTTTTGGAATGGCCCATATCGCTGATGGCTGCTATCTTCtctggattggcttcgatgccccttgggaccccaaaaatgcacttttcggggttgagtttgatgcgcttgtctctcagtcTTTCGATGGCCAGTtcaaggtcggggatgagctggtcgcccttcttggacttgaccacgatgtcatcCACGTAGGCCTCAatggttcgcccgatgaggtccccaaaacacttgagcatacatcaCTGGAACGTAGCTCCCacatttttgaggccgaacagCATCGtgacgtagcagtagggccTGAAAGGGGTGACAAAGAAGGTCTcaagctggtcggactctttcatcgcgatttggTGGTAACTGGAAtatgcgtcaaggaagctaagggtttcgcaccctgcagtggagtcgactatttgatctatgcgtggcaaaggaaacggatcctttgggcatgctttgttgagacccgtatagtcaacacacattctccatttcccattctttttttgtacaagaacaggattggctaaccactcggggtggtgcacttccttgatgaacccggccgtcaaaagcttttggagctcctcaccgatggccttgcgcctctcctcatcAAAGCAGCACAAGCCTTGTCtcactggtttggagccggccttaaTGTTCAAGGAGTGATGGTCGACTTtcctcgggatgcctggcatgtccgagggtttccacgcaaaaatgTCGCTGTTTGCACGGAGGAAGTCGATGAGAGTGCTTttctatttgggagatagggtagcgcctgtCCACACCTTCCTGCCGTCGGTGCagctggggtcgagggggacctcctttaTGCCTTctgtggcctcgaaggaggtggtggactgcttggagtcgggcggATCCTTAGCGCCCTCCGCAAGCCGGACCGTGTGGTCCTCCGAACAAGTGATGGCcacggcgtactcgcagcactcgacatcgcactcgtacaccttctagaaagacgtgccgacggtgatgaccccgttgggccctggtagcttgagcttgaggtaggtgtagttagggatagccatgaacttggcgtagcatagCCGCCCTAAGATGGCATTGTAGGTCCCACggaaacccaccacctcgaaaGTGAGGGTCAccttcctgaagttggaaggagtcccgaaagtgacgggtaGGTTGATCTGCCCGAGGGGCATTGCCTGTTTTCTCGGCATGATGCCTTGGAATGGCACCTCGCTGGGACAGAGACGGGATCGGTCAATCCCCATGGCATCGAGGGTCTCGGCgcagaggatgttgaggccactgcctctatccatgagcaccttggtgaggtgCTTTGTGCCAACAATGGGGTCGACAGTGAGGGGGTAGCGTCCTAGCTGCAGGACACGCTCCGGGTGGTCGGACTGGTCAACTGTTATGGTGGACCTTGACTAGTCGAGGAAGGTCGGGGTAGCAGGGTCGGCCGCATAGACTTCACGGCGTTCCAGCTTTCAGCGGCGCTTGGAGTTGtaggccgccggcccgccgaagatcatgaagcagccatccacGTTGGGGAAGCCATCCTCCTTCCCTCTGgcgtccttcttctcttcttcttcgggcttccgtctcgtgtcgcccttcaccgggttgcccacaaagtacctcttcatgaggttgtaaTCCTTGTAGGCATGCTTGGTGGGGAACTAGTGGTTTGGGCATGgtccctcgagcaacttgtcgaagaagccgggggtgccaTCAGGAGGCAGCTGTCTCCGTTTGTGCTCAGCAACGGCCACGAGGGttcctcgcgccgctgcttgttcttctttttctggtggcggttggaggtgccctcgtcggtGTCCTCTTCCCACCTcaccttgcctttggagcgatcAAAGATCGCCCCGAtagcgatgttgaggagctcctcggtgGTCCGTGGGCCCGTGCATCACAGCTCGTGGACTAGGGGCCTGCAGGAGGTTCCCGCCAAGAAGGCTCCGATGACGTCAGCGTCGGTGATGTTGGAGAGCTCAATgtgcttcctggagaagcgccggatgtagtctCGGAGGGACTCATCCGACCCTTGGCGGcaactccggagatcccaggagttttCGGGgtgcatgtacgtgccctggaagtttcatacaaagatttccttcaggtcgttccagttacggatccgaCCTGACCGAATGTGCTCTagccaggctcgtgccgagTCGGCCAAAAACAGCGGGAGGTTgtgaatgatgaacaggtcattaTCCGCCCCGCCGGTCTGACAAGCAAGCTGGTAGTCGCTAAGCCAaagcccggggttcgtctccccatAATATTTGGCCACGTTGGTGGGCTGCCTCAAGCGTGCTGGGAACGACacgttcaggatgcgtgcgaagaaggccctgggccccgctgggtcggggctcgCGCTCCGATCTTCTTTGCTATCATAGCGGCCACCACGGTCgacgtggtagccgcggtcCGCTCCATCCTCCCTATTCGTGCGGGAGCGCCTCCGTGCGTCCAGGGTATCGCTGGTGTCGCGGACGGGACCAACGCGCCGGTGGATGGATGGTGCCCCACCACCTGCAGGCGGTGGGGTCCGTCGAGCGGGCGTGGCCTAGTTCCCCCCgtggggaggctggtggacggACTCCCCATGCCTTTGGTGAGGCGCGGTGGGCGTTGCCCTGCTGGTGTTGTGCCCGCACGCCAGGACacggagctctccgcctgctggactgcGGCGCACTCAAGCAGGTTGTGCACCTCTTGGTGAGCCTgccgctcctcgggcgtcgctggctcAGGGAGTCATCGGAGTAGGGCTGCTTCGGtggcgatgttctggctggcgcgtcCAAAGAGTTCAGGATGATCCTCATCCTCACAGATGCGCCGCTGGACATCGCGCGCCCGTTGACGTGCCCCGCCTTCGTTCCTGGGGTGCTCAACCTCCTGATTGGGCGCCGCGTGCGCCTCCAGCAGACGTCACCGCTCCGGGACCCTGGCGAGGGCCCCGGCTGTGGCTTCAGCGCGtggtgggggagtgcgctgccttcCTCCGACGCCGTTgtcgttggatccctcggagtgcacgtcagccatgaagcactcacacgaggggtggtggctcccgttgtcggagCCAGCGTCGGAGGCTGTCCCCATCATGCCCACGAACTCGTTGTTCGCGGGTGGCACAATCATGGATCATGCCAGAAGATGACCGTAAGTCACCGCGGCGTTGCGCGGGCTgaagggccactcctccgaaggAGGCCCCGTGGTGCACGCCCGGCCGCCCACTACCATTctggcggcggagccggagatGACGGGGTGAGCGGGCAGGACAAGGAGAGGAATCAGCTCGATTCCCTCtcccgtggcgaggaagtccaaggTCCCGAAGCGGATGTGGGAGCTGGGACCAAAGCCGATGTCGTGGTTGGTCATCCAAAGCCGGTGGTGATCatcgtacgcgcaaaggtcccctacctagcgcgccaactatCGTTGTCAAGAATCATAGGTCAAGACTACAGCAAGTGAATTTGtttctatgcgcgtaaggcttggATGGTTGCATGAGAGGACATGGGGTTTAGACTTGTTCGGGCAGGAAtaaccctacgtccagtgtgggaggcAACTCGTGTTACTTGTGCAaagtctgtagtaggggttacaaatgggcgagagagggaagctggtcccaagtctctgtgggtgtgtacTGATGCTCATGAGGAGAGAGTGTGAGTTGGGGGGTGTTCGGTTGGCTTGAGGGCTCTCCCCGTCTCGGGcctcctggtcctccttttatagctcaAGGAGGGCACAGGGGTTATAGTTTTTTTTCCAGGAGCTGAAGGGGAGCCAAAAAGGTAAGCAGGGAGGTAATAGTGTAGGGAGAAGGGCCGAGCCCCCAgggtcgccgccttccctcACGTTCTTTGTCTCCTGTCAGCATGTCCGCCGGAGGGGGATGGTTGTCGTTGAGCCCCATCGACGACCCTCCGGTCGGCCGTTGTGGCCGAGCGTGCGAGATATGCGCGGCATCCAACCGCCGTAGCcgtgcatgatgatgatgatgacctttCGCCACAGTTGGGCACGTCATGGAGGGCGGCCGACCTCTGTAGCCTCGCGTGCTGACCGGGAGGCGCAACCAACACGCCCCTGCTGCTGGGTCGAGCGTGAaaccgggcggcgctccctcctttgTTGGGCAgcatgggtgatgagtgccctatgacgaaTGTCACAGGGGAGGCAGGATGTGCAGCCGTAGCCccgtgcggtcgtggctacagtgcgcCACCCGAAAactgtggcgggtcacgtcgaggagcgcgggcgcctttctgcgcgtcaGAGTCGCATTCTGAATAGGCGCCCCGTaggtcgcatttatggcgagattggtGGGGGGCCCATGAGATCCGCTCCCTCGTCTGCTGGTCCGCGCCCGCCCTCGAGCGAGGCGAAGCCctatcttgtgggcccggatgcaTCTGACCCATagcgcttggggtcgggcgaggtggagccttgcggcgaggggtcgggcacgtccgaccctaggaccatggGTCAGGCAAGGTgaagccttgcggcgaggggtcgggcgcgtccaaccctaggaccatgggtcgggcgaggcgaagtggAATATTTCCTGCCCGTGCgaagtcggcggaggtcactgtcGCCGCAGGCGGGCCCGAGCCCTTATGACCGTTGTTAAGGAgtataaggaggtcgttaatatttccccccaacaaagAGGTAGAAAACAGGCTCAATaccaatcacatgaaaaatcaaatccggctcctcaagaagaggtaaaacagCTCAACGCAATCGGAAAAAGAGCACAACAGCATGACAATGCTCACATAGACTCCCCATGAACAAATGCACTCCCCCTGAGCAAATGCATGAAATTTCTCCCCCTTGTTGGAAGAAATGCATGAAAAATCTCCCAAATTCTCCCAAGAGTCTGTATGAATTTCAATTCTCCCTCTTGTTGGCAATGCAAACATCAAGTCAAGCATGAAAGGGTAAAAGACATGCCATGAAAATGCAGAAACTActaagcttctcaaatataccATAGAttactctcaaaggctacatGAGCGATAAGCTTGGTGGATTACAAGGAGCAAT
Above is a genomic segment from Setaria viridis chromosome 4, Setaria_viridis_v4.0, whole genome shotgun sequence containing:
- the LOC117853566 gene encoding uncharacterized protein; its protein translation is MAAYSNEVRKLKDKFDGLDLNHVARRFNEIADELAKAASGRKPVPDGVFISDQYKPSIRYKELEEAGNVPPVPDSGADPREVGNMPLVLDSKVDPSDPKVMEIEANPAEGPDPPPDWRAPYLNYLLRELLPADKTKARRIACRAKSFVIID